From a region of the Deinococcus terrestris genome:
- the wecB gene encoding non-hydrolyzing UDP-N-acetylglucosamine 2-epimerase, whose amino-acid sequence MTDPAPKRIVLAFGTRPEATKMAPVHSAIGAQPGLTPLILSTGQQRQMLDEALAVFGLTPDEDLQVMTDRQTLADLTGRIVPQAGRKLREMEADMVLVHGDTTTSFCVALSAFYEGIPVAHVEAGLRSGSMREPFPEEANRRLTGVLSDLDFAPTPGSAENLRREGKGELGLFVTGQTAVDAVREVAGRVPLRPEWQAKLDAGGRLVTVTMHRRENLPMMREMAEALADVARAHPDTHFVYPVHLNPAVQEAVRPALQGLPNFELTDPLDYAQMAPLMAASALLATDSGGLQEEGAALGVPVAVLRNVTERPEGLEAGVLTLAGNDPQNLRAVLGRLLSDEAELARMRSARNPYGDGHAARRIAAAVAWHFGLGERPENWA is encoded by the coding sequence ATGACCGACCCCGCCCCCAAACGCATCGTCCTCGCCTTCGGCACCCGCCCGGAAGCCACCAAGATGGCCCCGGTGCACTCGGCCATCGGGGCGCAGCCGGGCCTGACGCCGCTGATCCTCTCGACCGGGCAGCAGCGGCAGATGCTCGACGAGGCATTGGCCGTCTTCGGCCTGACGCCCGACGAGGACCTCCAGGTCATGACCGACCGCCAGACGCTGGCCGACCTGACCGGGCGCATCGTGCCGCAGGCGGGGCGCAAGCTGCGCGAGATGGAGGCCGACATGGTGCTGGTCCACGGGGACACGACCACGTCCTTTTGCGTGGCGCTCAGCGCCTTTTACGAGGGGATTCCGGTGGCGCACGTGGAGGCGGGGCTACGCAGCGGGAGTATGCGTGAGCCCTTTCCGGAGGAGGCCAACCGCCGCCTGACCGGGGTGCTCAGCGACCTGGATTTCGCGCCGACGCCCGGCAGCGCTGAGAACCTGCGCCGGGAGGGCAAGGGCGAACTGGGCCTCTTCGTGACCGGACAGACCGCCGTGGACGCGGTGCGTGAGGTCGCCGGGCGAGTGCCGCTGCGCCCCGAGTGGCAGGCGAAATTGGACGCGGGCGGGCGGCTGGTGACCGTCACCATGCACCGCCGCGAGAACCTGCCCATGATGCGTGAGATGGCCGAGGCCCTCGCGGACGTGGCCCGCGCCCATCCGGACACGCACTTTGTCTACCCGGTCCACCTCAACCCGGCGGTGCAGGAGGCGGTGCGCCCGGCCTTACAGGGACTGCCCAACTTTGAACTCACCGACCCCCTGGATTACGCGCAGATGGCCCCGCTGATGGCGGCCTCGGCGCTGCTGGCGACCGACTCCGGGGGCCTTCAGGAGGAGGGGGCGGCGCTCGGCGTCCCAGTGGCCGTCCTGCGCAACGTCACCGAGCGCCCCGAGGGGCTGGAGGCGGGCGTGCTGACCCTGGCCGGAAACGACCCGCAGAACCTCCGCGCGGTGCTGGGCCGCCTGCTCTCGGACGAGGCCGAACTCGCCCGGATGCGCTCGGCCCGCAATCCTTATGGGGACGGGCACGCGGCGCGGCGGATCGCGGCGGCGGTGGCGTGGCACTTCGGGCTGGGAGAGAGGCCGGAGAACTGGGCGTAG
- a CDS encoding MraY family glycosyltransferase codes for MDSLRDLAASLGIANITGRGFLSVLLTFLTAWLFTWRFIPRVREFAIKVGWADQPNERRLNKEPLPNAGGLAIFAGFLVSVVVAWALRPIVIEQVNIQVLAILLGASVLVLTGFIDDQFGLSPLFRLIVQALAAVLLVVNGLTLDFNAIPFLPVLPDAVNGPLSVALTILWVVGLTNAVNLMDGVDGVVGGVGFVTSMVLLVTAAQFPDRAAAVVLLAGLAGAALGYLRHNFNPSRIIMGDAGAYLFGYTLAAVSLLGTLKFSAGASLLVPLLVMALPILDTTQVVIGRLARGIRNPLGHPDKTHIHHRVLARTSSARRTAVILWIVALWCGVIGMLAQGVPLAAIAGTVAACALCLWFVAHRRVRAHGRETVPPVPPAPQGDHR; via the coding sequence ATGGATTCCTTGAGGGACCTCGCCGCCAGCCTCGGCATCGCCAACATCACCGGGCGCGGCTTTCTGAGCGTGCTGCTCACCTTTCTGACCGCGTGGCTGTTCACCTGGCGGTTTATCCCGCGCGTGCGCGAGTTCGCCATCAAGGTGGGTTGGGCGGACCAACCCAACGAGCGGCGGCTGAACAAGGAGCCGCTGCCCAACGCGGGCGGGCTGGCGATCTTCGCGGGCTTTCTGGTCAGCGTGGTCGTGGCGTGGGCGCTGCGGCCCATCGTGATCGAGCAGGTCAACATTCAGGTGCTGGCGATCCTCTTGGGCGCCTCGGTGCTGGTGCTGACCGGCTTTATCGACGACCAGTTCGGCCTCTCGCCCCTGTTCCGGCTGATCGTGCAGGCGCTGGCGGCCGTGCTGCTGGTCGTCAACGGGCTGACGCTCGACTTCAACGCGATTCCCTTCCTGCCGGTGCTGCCGGACGCGGTGAACGGGCCGCTCAGCGTGGCGCTGACCATCCTGTGGGTGGTCGGCCTGACCAACGCCGTCAACCTGATGGACGGGGTGGATGGGGTGGTGGGCGGCGTGGGCTTCGTGACGAGCATGGTGCTGCTGGTCACGGCGGCGCAGTTTCCCGACCGGGCGGCGGCGGTCGTGCTGCTCGCGGGGCTGGCGGGGGCCGCGCTGGGCTACCTGCGGCACAATTTCAACCCCAGCCGCATCATCATGGGGGACGCGGGGGCGTACCTGTTCGGCTACACCCTGGCCGCCGTGAGCCTGCTGGGGACCCTGAAGTTCAGCGCGGGGGCCAGCCTGCTGGTGCCGCTGCTGGTGATGGCGCTGCCCATCCTCGACACCACGCAGGTGGTGATCGGGCGGCTGGCGCGTGGCATCCGCAATCCGCTGGGGCACCCGGACAAGACCCACATCCACCACCGGGTGCTGGCGCGGACCTCCAGCGCCCGGCGCACCGCCGTGATCCTGTGGATCGTCGCCCTGTGGTGCGGGGTCATCGGGATGCTGGCGCAGGGGGTGCCCCTCGCCGCCATCGCGGGAACCGTGGCTGCTTGCGCCCTGTGCCTGTGGTTCGTCGCGCACCGCCGGGTGCGGGCGCACGGGCGCGAAACGGTGCCGCCTGTTCCTCCCGCACCACAAGGCGACCACCGCTGA
- the upp gene encoding uracil phosphoribosyltransferase: MLTAVTHPLIQHKLSLMRDVHTGVKEFRELAAEVSMLLAYEAMRDLEVTPTRLQTPLEEGEFPMLSGKKLALVAILRAGLIMTDAIVNLVPAAKVGHIGMYRDPGTLQPVAYYNKLPADIAERRVFLTDPMLATGGSASAAITALKEAGAQSIKLMCILAAPEGVAVIERDHPDVEIVVAAVDERLNDHGYIVPGLGDAGDRIYGTK; the protein is encoded by the coding sequence ATGCTCACGGCCGTCACCCACCCCCTCATTCAGCACAAACTCTCCCTGATGCGCGACGTACACACCGGGGTCAAGGAGTTCCGCGAACTCGCCGCCGAGGTGTCCATGTTGCTCGCCTATGAGGCGATGCGCGACCTGGAAGTGACGCCCACCCGCCTCCAGACCCCCCTTGAGGAAGGCGAGTTCCCGATGCTCAGCGGGAAGAAGCTCGCGCTCGTCGCCATCCTGCGGGCCGGGCTGATCATGACGGACGCCATCGTGAACCTCGTGCCCGCCGCCAAGGTGGGGCATATCGGGATGTACCGCGACCCCGGGACGCTGCAACCCGTCGCCTACTACAACAAACTGCCCGCCGACATCGCCGAACGCCGCGTCTTCCTGACCGACCCCATGCTCGCCACGGGCGGCAGCGCGAGCGCGGCGATCACGGCGCTCAAGGAGGCCGGTGCCCAGAGCATCAAGCTGATGTGCATCCTCGCCGCCCCCGAGGGCGTGGCCGTCATTGAGCGCGACCACCCCGACGTGGAGATCGTGGTCGCCGCCGTCGACGAGCGCCTCAACGACCACGGTTACATCGTGCCGGGCCTGGGCGACGCGGGCGACCGCATCTACGGCACGAAGTAG
- a CDS encoding phosphotransferase family protein yields the protein MTSGGLPSHRFPVLEARFGPLTPMDAGMQSRVYAAAGGDVVVKVYRTQRGEHRLEAGNMRRADLGAWVVDAVEADGVEALILRRFPGRPLTAADVPAALPRLREILGALHQDHLGTVDLRRVRERLRRFRSALAAYPLDDLFDAVEEPLERGLLDQPAAFCHLDLWHDNILIEPGLITPPGEADGASREVLVIDWTKAGWDDPLRDLALLKTGTLDLLPPDESLGAALTFLPDRAPATLTRLRAYLAHTYLHDLYWFLMNEPYEFDRQRPVKERLARHVLARLPG from the coding sequence GTGACCTCGGGCGGCCTGCCATCCCACCGTTTCCCCGTGCTGGAAGCCCGCTTCGGTCCCCTGACCCCGATGGACGCGGGGATGCAGAGCCGGGTCTACGCGGCGGCGGGCGGCGACGTGGTCGTCAAGGTGTACCGCACCCAGCGCGGCGAACACCGCCTGGAGGCCGGGAATATGCGCCGCGCCGACCTGGGGGCCTGGGTCGTGGACGCGGTCGAGGCCGACGGGGTGGAGGCCCTGATCCTGCGCCGCTTTCCGGGTCGGCCCCTGACCGCCGCCGACGTTCCCGCCGCGCTGCCAAGATTGCGCGAGATTCTGGGGGCGCTGCACCAGGACCACCTCGGGACGGTGGACCTGCGCCGGGTGCGTGAGCGGCTGCGGCGCTTCCGCTCGGCACTGGCGGCTTATCCCCTCGACGACCTGTTCGACGCGGTCGAGGAGCCGCTGGAGCGCGGATTGCTAGACCAACCCGCCGCGTTTTGCCACCTCGACCTGTGGCACGACAATATTCTGATTGAGCCGGGCCTGATCACGCCGCCGGGGGAAGCGGACGGGGCCAGCCGCGAGGTCCTCGTCATCGACTGGACGAAGGCGGGATGGGACGACCCCCTGCGTGACCTCGCCCTCCTCAAGACGGGCACCCTCGACCTGCTGCCGCCGGATGAGAGTTTGGGCGCGGCGCTGACCTTCCTCCCCGACCGTGCCCCCGCCACCCTGACCCGACTGCGGGCGTACCTCGCGCACACCTACCTGCACGACCTGTACTGGTTCCTGATGAACGAACCCTATGAGTTCGACCGCCAGCGGCCCGTCAAGGAGCGGCTGGCGCGGCATGTGCTGGCGCGGCTGCCGGGGTAG
- a CDS encoding HD-GYP domain-containing protein gives MFRRPRPPQPPSGSEAAPVTLSPASGSAPADATALLARLLARPSAASVLDGALAHAAALLGSEAKGYAVLGRGAAPVVAVHGYPRTLAGTTLEGPWVTAGGRPQLLQGRDLYAANPPEALARLEAAGARQAPLTFVVPLTDHGRTLGALVLDCPAGTSLSPAAQSAVTAWAASVAPLVAVMESRREWRQTARQIASAVVEAVESLEFDALGHGEAVADLAVRLGEAAGLSPREREELWYAALLHDLGKIHGEPGHAQMGANFLHSVSHFAEAQRAIRHHHERWDGQGEPDGLSGEEIPLYARLLAVANASAHADGNLAAVQAQAGTVLDPQLVELLASLPPAPAGAEA, from the coding sequence GCCGCAGCCTCCCTCCGGGTCCGAGGCTGCTCCTGTCACCCTCTCCCCGGCTTCCGGCAGCGCCCCGGCCGACGCGACCGCGCTGCTGGCCCGCCTGCTCGCACGGCCCAGTGCGGCCAGTGTGCTGGACGGGGCGCTGGCCCACGCCGCCGCGCTGCTGGGCAGTGAGGCCAAGGGTTACGCGGTGCTGGGCCGTGGGGCTGCTCCTGTGGTGGCGGTCCACGGTTACCCCCGCACGCTTGCCGGCACCACGCTGGAAGGCCCGTGGGTGACGGCGGGTGGTCGTCCTCAGCTTCTCCAGGGCCGTGATCTCTACGCGGCCAATCCCCCCGAAGCGCTCGCCCGGCTGGAGGCGGCGGGGGCGCGGCAGGCGCCGCTGACCTTCGTGGTGCCGCTGACCGACCACGGGCGCACGCTGGGGGCGCTGGTGCTGGACTGTCCGGCGGGCACGTCCCTCAGCCCGGCCGCGCAGTCGGCGGTGACCGCGTGGGCAGCGTCGGTCGCGCCCCTCGTCGCCGTGATGGAAAGCCGCCGCGAGTGGCGGCAGACGGCCCGGCAGATCGCCTCGGCCGTTGTCGAGGCCGTGGAAAGCCTGGAGTTCGACGCCCTGGGGCACGGGGAGGCGGTCGCCGACCTCGCCGTGCGTCTGGGCGAGGCAGCGGGCCTCTCGCCGCGCGAGCGTGAGGAGCTGTGGTACGCCGCGCTGTTGCACGACCTCGGCAAGATTCACGGTGAGCCGGGGCACGCGCAGATGGGGGCCAACTTCCTTCACAGCGTGTCCCACTTCGCCGAAGCGCAGCGGGCCATCCGGCACCACCACGAACGCTGGGACGGTCAGGGCGAGCCCGACGGCCTTTCCGGCGAGGAGATTCCCCTGTATGCCCGCCTCCTCGCGGTGGCGAACGCCTCGGCCCACGCGGACGGGAACCTCGCCGCGGTGCAGGCGCAGGCAGGGACGGTCCTCGATCCTCAGCTTGTGGAGCTGCTCGCCAGCTTGCCCCCCGCCCCGGCGGGCGCGGAAGCCTGA